The window GGAAGACAAGCTCAAGGACGAAGTGCAGATCCGGCCGCGGGGCATTTTCACCCGCGCCAAGGTTCAGGCCGATGTTCAGCGGATTATCGAGCTCTATCGCCGGTCTGGACGTATCTCGGCGACGGTCACGCCCAAGGTCGTGGAACTGCCGCAGAAGCGCGTCGATCTGGTCTTCGAGATCAATGAAGGCCCCAAAAGCGGCGTTCTGGGCATCAACTTCCTCGGAAATTCGGAGTTCTCCGACAACGATCTGCGTGATGTGATCGTGACCAAGGAGTCTCACTGGTACAAGTTCCTGACCAGCAACGACAATTACGATCCCGACCGGATCGAGTACGACCGCGAGCAACTGCGCAAGCACTACCGCAACCGCGGCTATTTTGATTTCCGGGTCGTCTCCTCGATGGCCGAGCTGGCACCCGACAAGAACGGGTTCGCCGTGACCTACACCCTGGACGAGGGTCCGAAGTACAAGTTCGGCAAGGTCACGGTTGAGACTGAACTCAAGAAGCTGGACGGCACCCTGCTTGCCCAGATTCTGCCGATCCGCACCGGCCAGCTTTATGAAGACGAGCGTATCGAACAGGCCACCGATGCTCTGACCTTTGCGGCCGGCGCGGCAGGCTTCGCCTTTGTCGATGTTCGCCCCCGCTATGTGCCCAATCGCGAAACCAACACCGTTGATGTTGTCTTCCAGGTTCGTGAAGGCCCGCGGGTCTATGTCGACCGGATCGATATCGTCGGCAATACGCGTACCCTGGACTATGTCCTGCGCCGCGAACTCGAAGTGGCCGAAGGCGACGCCTATAACCGTGTGCTGGTCGACCGTTCGAAAAACAACATCCGCCGCCTCGGCTTCTTCAAGGAAGTCGAGATTGAGGAAGTTCCCGGCAGCGCACCAGACCGCACAGCCCTGCGTGTGAAGGTCGAGGAACAGCCGACCGGGGAACTCTCGTTCAGCGCCGGCTACAGCTCGGTGGACAAGCTTGTGCTCGACGTCGGCATCACGGAACGCAATTTCCGAGGCCGCGGTCAGAACATGCGCGGACGGATTTCCGTCGGTTCCCTGCGTCAGCAGATCGATTTCGCCTTTACCGAGCCGCGGTTCCTCAATCGCAATCTGGTCGCAGGCGTCGATATCTATTCGTTCCGCTATGACCTGAGTGACTATGCGGCCTATGACACCCGATCGCTGGGGGGCAATGTTCGCGTCGGCTTCCCACTGACCCAAAACGCCTCCATGAGCATGCGTTATACGCTGCGGCGGGATGAGGTCAGTGTTTCTGACGGCCTCTGCAACAGCGGGTCAGTTTCTCAAATTCTCTGCCTGCAGCGCGGTGCTTATATGACCT of the Caulobacter henricii genome contains:
- the bamA gene encoding outer membrane protein assembly factor BamA is translated as MIGPMSKIRAHSAAFATGVAILFGSTALVAPAAAFAQSAQTSVVQRIVVQGNERIEQGTVMSYLPIQPGDTVDAARLDLALKTLARTDLFADVKIDMISGDLIVKVVENPIINQVVFEGNSSLKEDKLKDEVQIRPRGIFTRAKVQADVQRIIELYRRSGRISATVTPKVVELPQKRVDLVFEINEGPKSGVLGINFLGNSEFSDNDLRDVIVTKESHWYKFLTSNDNYDPDRIEYDREQLRKHYRNRGYFDFRVVSSMAELAPDKNGFAVTYTLDEGPKYKFGKVTVETELKKLDGTLLAQILPIRTGQLYEDERIEQATDALTFAAGAAGFAFVDVRPRYVPNRETNTVDVVFQVREGPRVYVDRIDIVGNTRTLDYVLRRELEVAEGDAYNRVLVDRSKNNIRRLGFFKEVEIEEVPGSAPDRTALRVKVEEQPTGELSFSAGYSSVDKLVLDVGITERNFRGRGQNMRGRISVGSLRQQIDFAFTEPRFLNRNLVAGVDIYSFRYDLSDYAAYDTRSLGGNVRVGFPLTQNASMSMRYTLRRDEVSVSDGLCNSGSVSQILCLQRGAYMTSLVGYGLRIDKRNDPIQPTRGWFADLNQDLAGFGGDVKYLKTETDAGWYWGFNKDFIFSATGSAGYIEGWGGDNVRINDRFYKGGTNFRGFETAGIGPRDISTQSNSLGAKLYAIGTFELTVPTLLPEQYGIKAALFSDFGTAGLLDDSDRQSSAGVFDPNIRDNLGLRASAGISIDWKSPMGPIRFDFSKILSKEDYDRTETFRFSTSTRFQ